One Vibrio tapetis subsp. tapetis DNA segment encodes these proteins:
- a CDS encoding MFS transporter: MLNFFKTRTDLPLSDGSTDAMQSRFKRYQWQVFLGLVFGYATFYVVRMSLGVVKKPMLDAGIVSIEELGIMGSAFFFTYAIGKFSNGFLSDYANIGRFMSFSLLLSGITAIAMGLNTTAFFFVLLWGLNGWFQSVGSAPSCVSLFQWFSPKQRGSRYSIWGGSRNIGEGITWVLTATLVSYFGWRAGFIGAGIAAIAAALCMFFVLKDRPQTYGLPDAATAFGEETEIKKSNDPDATRKAQLFILKQPTVWLIAAACACMYISRYAMSSWAVLYLQETKGYSLIDAGFAMSTYPIAGLAGAILSGIVSDKIFNANRHIPTLLYGFANIAGMCLMFFGPDNRMVDAVALGLIGFAIGGLVVFLAGLTACDLMPKNAVGAVKGFIGLFSYMAASGQELVSASLIKITEVDGVQTYDFSQAQYFWLAAGVLSMILATTVWNAKKVTDVN, from the coding sequence ATGCTTAATTTCTTTAAAACCCGTACAGACCTTCCGCTTTCGGATGGTTCAACGGACGCAATGCAGTCCCGCTTTAAGCGGTATCAATGGCAAGTATTCTTAGGTTTGGTTTTTGGGTACGCGACGTTTTATGTCGTTAGGATGAGCTTAGGTGTTGTAAAAAAACCGATGCTCGATGCGGGTATCGTTTCGATTGAAGAGCTTGGCATCATGGGTTCGGCTTTCTTCTTCACCTATGCTATCGGTAAGTTTTCAAACGGCTTCCTTTCTGACTATGCCAATATTGGCCGGTTTATGTCGTTTTCTCTGCTGTTATCGGGCATAACAGCCATCGCTATGGGCTTAAATACCACTGCGTTCTTCTTTGTATTGCTTTGGGGTCTCAATGGTTGGTTCCAGTCTGTTGGTTCTGCACCTTCTTGTGTGTCTTTGTTCCAGTGGTTCTCTCCTAAGCAACGTGGTAGTCGGTACTCGATTTGGGGTGGTTCTCGCAATATTGGAGAGGGGATTACTTGGGTTCTAACAGCGACTCTAGTGAGTTACTTCGGTTGGCGTGCTGGTTTTATTGGCGCTGGTATTGCGGCGATTGCGGCGGCACTTTGTATGTTCTTTGTACTAAAAGATCGCCCTCAGACTTATGGACTTCCTGATGCTGCTACCGCATTCGGGGAAGAAACAGAAATCAAAAAGTCAAATGACCCAGATGCAACTCGCAAGGCACAGTTGTTCATTCTTAAGCAACCGACAGTATGGTTAATTGCAGCCGCGTGTGCGTGTATGTATATCTCTCGTTATGCCATGTCTTCTTGGGCGGTGCTTTATCTCCAAGAAACAAAAGGTTACTCGCTTATCGACGCTGGTTTTGCTATGTCTACTTACCCAATTGCAGGGCTAGCCGGTGCAATCTTATCAGGTATCGTTTCTGACAAAATATTTAATGCTAACCGCCATATTCCAACGCTGTTATACGGATTCGCAAACATCGCCGGTATGTGTTTGATGTTCTTTGGTCCTGATAATCGCATGGTTGATGCTGTTGCGCTTGGGCTAATTGGTTTTGCAATCGGTGGGTTGGTCGTATTCCTTGCTGGTCTTACTGCTTGTGACTTGATGCCAAAAAATGCAGTTGGAGCGGTGAAGGGCTTCATTGGTTTGTTCTCGTACATGGCAGCATCTGGTCAGGAGCTAGTTTCGGCTTCTCTTATCAAAATAACCGAAGTTGATGGCGTTCAAACCTACGACTTTAGTCAAGCCCAATATTTCTGGCTCGCAGCAGGGGTGTTATCCATGATTCTTGCCACTACAGTATGGAACGCTAAAAAAGTAACCGACGTCAATTGA
- the pyk gene encoding pyruvate kinase, with protein sequence MCKTKIVATLGPASQSPEMISKLINAGVNVVRLNFSHGTAEEHIERANMVRLLAADMNKHVGVLVDLQGPKIRISSFKNNAIHLTQGDTFYLDAKLDATAGDKERVGLDFPDLIQDLEVGDTLLLDDGRIQLKVIQVNKEEQWAKTKVLNQGKLSNRKGINLLGGGLSAPALTEKDKQDIVTASKIKADFVAVSFPRNGADIEHARALLHKAGSDAQIVAKVERAEVVESQANMDDVINASDIVMVARGDLGVEIGDARLPIVQKQLISRARFLGKPVITATQMMESMIENPLPTRAEVLDVANAIIDGTDAIMLSAESAAGNYPVEAVEAMVRIAKGAEEEQTCAQGCWDQLQHLCSDAGKSFALSSMISATKVHQDLGVAILTQLGETPLLMSRCRSNAVIWALSDNTTILNRLTILRGVIPKYFSASPYKDEALAKQVTGALQDEAKKENIQSILMTQLESMEGVGSINVCWLIDVPSEKLVAA encoded by the coding sequence ATGTGCAAAACCAAAATAGTAGCCACTCTTGGCCCGGCGTCACAAAGCCCTGAAATGATCAGTAAGCTAATCAATGCCGGTGTCAACGTAGTAAGACTTAACTTCTCTCATGGCACAGCCGAAGAACATATCGAGCGCGCTAATATGGTGCGCCTACTCGCGGCAGACATGAACAAACATGTTGGTGTTCTTGTCGACCTTCAGGGACCCAAAATTCGTATTTCGAGTTTCAAAAACAACGCCATACACTTAACGCAAGGCGATACATTTTATTTAGATGCGAAACTCGATGCCACTGCTGGGGATAAGGAGCGTGTGGGATTAGATTTTCCAGATTTAATTCAAGATCTTGAGGTTGGCGATACCTTGTTGTTAGACGACGGGCGTATTCAACTAAAAGTAATACAAGTTAACAAAGAAGAGCAGTGGGCCAAGACGAAAGTTCTCAACCAAGGAAAGCTATCAAACCGTAAAGGGATTAACCTACTCGGGGGTGGGCTTTCCGCGCCTGCACTCACAGAAAAAGATAAGCAAGACATTGTAACTGCATCAAAAATAAAAGCTGACTTTGTGGCGGTTTCGTTTCCTAGAAACGGAGCAGATATCGAACATGCGAGAGCTCTGTTACACAAGGCTGGTTCTGATGCACAGATTGTCGCTAAAGTAGAACGAGCTGAAGTCGTAGAGAGCCAAGCTAACATGGATGACGTGATTAACGCCTCCGACATAGTAATGGTTGCTCGTGGTGACTTAGGGGTTGAAATTGGCGATGCTCGCTTACCTATTGTACAAAAACAACTGATTAGCCGTGCAAGGTTTTTAGGTAAGCCTGTTATTACAGCAACTCAAATGATGGAATCTATGATTGAAAACCCACTACCAACCCGCGCTGAAGTGCTCGATGTTGCTAATGCGATTATCGACGGAACGGATGCCATCATGCTTTCTGCTGAATCCGCGGCAGGAAACTACCCAGTTGAAGCGGTTGAAGCGATGGTACGAATTGCGAAGGGTGCAGAAGAAGAACAAACTTGTGCTCAAGGATGCTGGGATCAACTGCAGCATTTATGTAGTGATGCTGGTAAAAGTTTTGCGCTTTCTTCCATGATATCTGCAACGAAAGTGCATCAAGACCTTGGTGTCGCGATATTAACGCAACTAGGCGAAACCCCATTGCTAATGTCACGTTGCCGCAGTAACGCGGTGATCTGGGCCTTATCTGATAACACGACCATCCTGAATCGACTTACTATTTTACGCGGTGTAATACCCAAATACTTCAGTGCTAGCCCTTATAAAGATGAAGCGCTAGCCAAGCAGGTTACAGGAGCACTTCAAGATGAGGCTAAAAAGGAAAATATCCAGTCAATTCTAATGACGCAACTAGAATCCATGGAAGGCGTGGGCAGTATTAATGTGTGCTGGCTTATTGACGTACCTTCAGAAAAGCTCGTCGCAGCTTAA
- a CDS encoding ketoacyl-ACP synthase III, whose translation MSRVFAEITGWGKCLPPAALSNHDLGTFLETSDDWIRSRTGIESRRISHVNTSELATVAAKQAIACAGINASDIDCIIVATCSPDTLIPNIASKVQANLGIRTAASFDLNAACTGFVYGLETATRLIQAGNYRNALVIGAERLSFYIDWTQRDTAVLFGDGSGAVVLSRTEEKPVGLQEAQLGCDAKGRDILAVPGYGTAMDRFAADNGYWDFNFVGKEIFKRAVKGMGAAAHQVLERSQLSTDKIDVVIPHQANIRIIQTLCDFAGIEQEKAFVNIQKYGNTSAATVPIALCEAVEQGHIKAGDNILTAAFGAGLTWAAGHIKWGDRVTAVAESDAQLPPCEQSALELLDQAITHCKNRPE comes from the coding sequence ATGAGCCGAGTTTTTGCAGAAATTACAGGTTGGGGCAAATGCCTTCCACCCGCTGCACTTTCAAATCATGACCTAGGTACGTTCCTAGAAACGTCAGATGATTGGATTCGTTCTCGTACGGGAATTGAAAGCCGTCGTATCAGTCACGTTAACACATCAGAGCTTGCAACCGTCGCTGCTAAGCAAGCTATCGCTTGTGCAGGAATTAATGCAAGTGACATCGATTGCATCATCGTTGCAACGTGTTCTCCAGACACTTTAATCCCAAATATCGCATCTAAAGTGCAAGCCAACTTAGGTATTCGTACTGCTGCTTCATTTGATTTGAACGCGGCATGTACTGGCTTTGTGTACGGGCTTGAAACCGCAACTCGACTTATTCAAGCCGGTAATTACCGCAACGCGTTGGTGATTGGCGCTGAACGTTTATCGTTCTACATTGACTGGACACAGCGCGACACGGCTGTCCTGTTTGGTGATGGTTCAGGAGCGGTGGTACTTAGCCGTACTGAAGAAAAGCCAGTTGGCCTTCAAGAAGCCCAATTAGGTTGTGATGCTAAAGGACGTGATATTTTAGCGGTTCCTGGATATGGAACCGCAATGGATCGCTTTGCAGCAGACAACGGTTACTGGGATTTCAACTTCGTCGGGAAAGAAATATTCAAACGTGCTGTTAAGGGAATGGGCGCCGCAGCGCATCAAGTTCTTGAACGCTCGCAACTGAGCACAGACAAAATCGACGTTGTCATTCCGCACCAAGCGAATATTCGTATTATTCAAACCTTGTGTGATTTTGCTGGTATCGAACAAGAAAAAGCTTTTGTTAACATCCAAAAGTACGGCAACACCTCTGCAGCTACAGTGCCGATCGCATTATGTGAAGCCGTAGAGCAAGGACACATAAAAGCAGGGGATAACATTCTTACTGCTGCATTTGGCGCAGGCCTTACATGGGCTGCCGGACATATAAAGTGGGGTGACAGGGTAACAGCTGTCGCTGAGTCTGATGCCCAATTACCACCTTGTGAGCAAAGCGCATTAGAATTGCTCGATCAGGCAATCACACATTGCAAAAATCGCCCTGAGTAA
- a CDS encoding MFS transporter, which produces MDDIQGSFDLRRYPWLNASIKMTIATSVFLLLPSYLETITTQFNASQQTMTRLATIELLGFAIAPFLYLLIQKTSLLVINERTTIIALALFHVTSAYCQDIAYFYGLRVGAGICAGLITMFTYDALSKLDRPSAAFGKAIATQMIFSAAAFFIMPSLTSQFGVHAFFLLLAILSALLYALPRLPKVHVSNDDLGTKPSTPLLVVCLLALFVFLMTHSATWASLNQISASINITGQQQGNILALGTIFSLIGASSSVYVSNISHRLARVVLFSAVSAQVLCIAALFNINGVVGYIVSVSAFMFLWNLILPLLMGAITDADHSGTTIRFAVTAQTVGAAFGPSILIEGWGMVQLIGFLVINMGLIYAVINYPHRSHTQQT; this is translated from the coding sequence ATGGACGATATACAAGGGAGTTTTGATTTGCGCCGATACCCTTGGCTAAATGCCAGCATTAAGATGACAATTGCAACCAGCGTATTCTTGTTGCTCCCGAGTTACTTAGAAACGATTACGACTCAATTTAATGCCAGCCAACAAACAATGACCCGTCTGGCGACTATTGAATTGCTCGGTTTTGCCATCGCACCATTCTTATATCTGCTGATTCAGAAGACATCCCTTCTCGTCATCAACGAACGAACAACCATCATCGCCCTCGCTTTGTTTCATGTTACTAGCGCCTATTGCCAGGATATTGCGTACTTCTATGGATTAAGAGTCGGCGCAGGGATTTGCGCTGGGTTAATTACAATGTTTACCTATGACGCGTTATCCAAATTAGACAGACCTAGTGCTGCATTTGGTAAAGCCATTGCGACCCAAATGATATTCAGTGCCGCTGCATTCTTTATTATGCCGTCTTTAACGTCTCAATTTGGTGTCCATGCTTTCTTTCTGCTGTTGGCAATACTATCCGCTTTGTTATACGCGTTGCCTAGATTACCTAAGGTGCATGTAAGCAATGATGATCTAGGAACCAAACCAAGTACCCCACTGTTGGTTGTTTGTTTACTCGCACTATTCGTATTTTTAATGACACACTCTGCAACTTGGGCTTCGCTTAACCAGATCAGTGCTTCAATTAACATTACGGGGCAACAGCAAGGTAACATATTGGCATTAGGCACCATATTTAGCCTTATTGGAGCATCTTCTTCAGTATATGTTTCCAATATAAGTCATAGACTCGCTCGAGTTGTCTTATTTTCGGCAGTTTCTGCGCAGGTATTGTGTATAGCAGCGCTGTTTAACATTAACGGAGTCGTGGGGTATATAGTTTCCGTCTCTGCCTTTATGTTTTTATGGAATTTAATCTTACCTCTGTTGATGGGGGCGATTACAGACGCGGATCACTCTGGAACAACGATTCGATTTGCCGTTACTGCTCAGACTGTGGGTGCGGCGTTTGGTCCGTCAATACTCATTGAGGGCTGGGGTATGGTTCAGTTAATAGGCTTTTTGGTCATCAATATGGGTCTGATCTACGCGGTAATTAATTACCCGCATCGCTCACATACCCAGCAAACTTGA
- a CDS encoding DUF1289 domain-containing protein has translation MKTPCVAACKNEGGICSGCYRTIDEIVQWQHVTEQERDLAMKALSGELSSHVCPQCGENAQCDISAGNETCWCFKLEKRDTSDLKKGDPCLCRKCLSRLPIQ, from the coding sequence GTGAAAACACCTTGTGTGGCTGCCTGTAAAAATGAAGGCGGTATTTGTAGTGGGTGCTACAGAACGATAGATGAAATCGTTCAATGGCAGCATGTGACTGAGCAAGAGCGAGATCTCGCGATGAAAGCTTTATCTGGTGAATTAAGCTCGCACGTCTGCCCGCAATGTGGTGAAAATGCCCAATGTGACATCAGCGCCGGAAATGAAACTTGCTGGTGCTTCAAACTGGAAAAGCGTGACACTTCTGATCTGAAAAAAGGTGATCCTTGTTTGTGTAGGAAGTGTTTATCTCGCTTACCGATTCAATAA
- a CDS encoding DsbA family protein, translated as MSTSIKLYYVYDPMCSWCWGYKPIWEQIEQAVHDKVDIKYLLGGLAPDSDIPMPLEMQQQIASYWKKIENYLGTQFNYDFWTNNTPRRSTYPSCRAILAARSQGKEIELYEAIQKAYYLEALNPSDDQVLLELADRIGLDNSRFSHEFLSDTTQQRLLNEISFARSIGGNSFPSLFVEKGGVITELSIDYQHSENTIRAILS; from the coding sequence ATGTCTACTTCAATAAAGCTCTATTACGTTTACGACCCAATGTGTTCTTGGTGTTGGGGCTATAAGCCCATTTGGGAGCAGATTGAACAAGCAGTACATGACAAAGTGGACATTAAATACCTATTGGGCGGCTTAGCACCAGATTCAGACATTCCGATGCCGTTAGAAATGCAGCAGCAAATCGCTTCCTACTGGAAGAAAATCGAAAATTACTTAGGCACCCAGTTTAACTACGATTTTTGGACAAACAACACACCACGACGTTCAACTTACCCATCCTGTCGAGCAATACTTGCCGCTCGCTCACAAGGTAAAGAAATTGAATTGTATGAGGCGATTCAAAAAGCTTACTACTTAGAAGCGTTGAACCCGAGCGACGATCAAGTGTTGCTTGAGTTGGCAGATAGGATAGGGCTCGATAACAGCAGGTTTAGTCACGAGTTTTTGTCCGATACCACTCAGCAACGCTTGCTAAACGAAATATCGTTCGCACGCTCAATTGGCGGTAACAGCTTCCCATCACTATTTGTAGAAAAGGGCGGTGTTATTACGGAGCTTTCAATCGATTATCAACATTCTGAAAATACAATACGCGCGATCTTAAGTTAA